cgagcaagacagctgattggtagattGTCATTTCATGTAAGAAAATTGTAGATAGAAAAAGTAGATAGAACTGTAACGGAAGttcttctttgatttggcaagaatcagaTGTTAGACTCTAGgagtagagatcagcatcatTTGAAAGATACCcagtagactaggatagtgaccacattttgcaggaaaGTTAGCCtcgaagattggcccaggtgtatgccagacaaccaagattgatctgtaACCGTGGAGAGTAAAGGTAGCTAGggatttgtatccttagtcaattgatgattgtttgaggccctgataaaggaagcttgAACTATTGATTGTATGCCTTGATTAaggttataaccggaggcctttagataggtctaagaaattgaagcccatgtactaaGTGCTCTCCATCattgagagctatcaaggtatttttacctagtgcttgggtcaagagttccatgcttccgttcaacacgggaattcaataagaCAGGtcctttcacccctggcatATGGACGCAATAGCAAATACCCTTTTCCTCTCGACTGAAAATGTAGCATTGGACGGTTTCAAAGTTCCCGTGCCTGGCTTTAAAGTCGAGTTTGAAGGCTGTGGTCGTTATCCCGCGGTCAAAAGAGGGAGCAACGTCATTTACACTGGAATTCCCAGGCCTACAGATATTGAAGAAGTAGATCCATTGCTGATACAATCCAAACTTAACCAAACCTCATTAACTTGGCTTTATTTCGGCATagctaacctaacctaacttgTCCTAACCAAACTGGACGATTTTCATGTTTCATATAATATTAAACCTTTGGTTCATTCAATATACcgtttattttcaaaagggGACACGTTTTCACTGACCATGCGGTCATCAGACTCCCGATCCAGCCTCCCGACAGCAGGGAAAAAAGTCAAGCATGAATTTGGAATAGAAGTGAGAAAGGAGATGTGGAACGACTGAACAATGTAAAAGTTAATATCACACCATGCcccctttttttgaaagggaGAGATGGGGAGAACCAGATAAAAAATTAACGAAACTAATACACAAGACGATGTGGAGCTTGAGACTGTCGTGTACTTTTGCGGGGTTTTGGGACGAAACATGCGAAGGTTTATTGTTAGGAGGGTATTTAGTTCGTCGATTATTTTGCGGATGAATTTCCTGTTCCGCCAAAGTATTCGCCCTGACAGAAAACGAAGGTGATATCGATGGCGATCTGGGATTGCGACAACTACCGCCGTTGCATCCCATCGCATAGATATGGGGTTTTGAACTAAGACGGAAGTACCAGGAAGAAGTGGAGCTTGGATTTTGGTGGATCGGTCATAATAAGCCTTCCGGTTTTTGGTACATTCAAACCGTTGGTGGTCGGCAATGGTCTCTTATCGAAAACCTTTTGAGGCACCACCTTTCGTGCGAGCAAAGCCGTGATATTGCCTCCTTATATGAGAAATTAGCCTTCTGCCGCTTGGCAACTGGCCCAATTATTCGTTTGTTGACACGCCGGGGACATCGTCTTGTTTCCAAAGCGGCCTGCGGTAACAATGGCTGGGATGATTGGATGGATGTACTACCATTGCATGACgaattacttttatttttgaaatagttGCAGGAAATTGATGGTTTTCCCTTCTCTGGTCAAGACCAAGTCAAGACCAAGTCAAGACCTGTGGATTTTTCGATTGCTTCTGATGCTTCCAACGTAGGTTTTGGTGTAGTTCAAGTTCGATGTGGTGACGGACCGTTGCATTTATCGCATACCTCATCttgcgagaaaaaaaaactcattttgaaatgtaaattcCTGCCAGATGAGGCCTTCCAACGCTCGAAACATAATGGCAATTTTTGCGGTGTACACAAGCAAGAACTTTTCGGTTAGATTCAAAGGATGCAGGATTGGCTATCTCACTGACAGCTCAGAAGATGCAGCCATTTTGAAACGCGGTAGTCCAATTGCAAGCCTTCAAAGCCTCGCTATTGGCGTGCACTTGGCATGCCGTGATTACAATATTGACTTGAAAGTGCATTTGCGGTCCAAAGAGGATCCCTGATTGATGCAAGCTGATGCCCGCCctcatcattttgataatgACGATTGGTCAATTGAGAATTCGGCTTATCTTCGAGTGCAAAAGTTTGAGGCTGATTATTTGATATTGATCTCTTTGCTACCGCGAAGAACACATAATGTGCTAAGTTTGCATCTAAATATGGGGTGGAAAAGATACAGTTAGGGCAGTCAATGCTTTCTCCTGAATCTGGAGTACGATCAGATATTTTTATGCCTTTCCGCCACCACGACTAGTCGTACTAATTTTAACGTAAGTAGCTTCCCAGAAAGTTCATAGAATTCTGATTTGCCAGCGTCACATTATTGGCCTTATTTGCTGCTGGACGGCAAAAATTTTGTAGTTTGGTTACCCAATTTAAGTTATTTCGACCTTTTTGTACTTCGGGGCCAGACATCACAAGTACAACTTTTTTGGGATATACTAATTTCGATTTCCTGATTTTGGAGTTGGATGGCTCAGTTCGCTGTCCCCTCAATTCCTGACCGAAACAAGCCAGTTGCATTGTAAATATTTGTTCCATGTGTAAgtacatttcattcatttccagtGTCTGTTACAGCTTTAGATAGCACacaaaagctttgaaaattgcttccAAAGCTCTGTCAACTTGGAATCACTATGAATCCTCTTGGAAACGGTTTCGTTTGTTTTGCACCGTTCGTGTGATCTTTGTTACATCCCCCCCCACTAATCTGACGGTTGATAGATATTTGGCTTGATTGGCTTTACGTGGTTTAGCTCAGTCTTCCGCCAATGTCCCGATGGCAGCTATTGGAGCTTTTCACTTGAGGGCTGGTGTCAAGAATCTAATAGAACATAcatccattttttgtcaatggctGTTCTTCAACACCTTAATGGTAGAGCTCCGAGACAAGCCGCCCCAATGACGAAGTCAGTCTTAAAGAAACGCATCAAACTTCACCTTGGACACTCCTTCGTTCAGAAGAACTTGGTGTTGTGGAGGTCAATGTAGTTTGAGCTTGTAGCCTTCTTCATGttcatgtttttgatgttCAGCGGCTGACCAGTAACAACGACAGGGGTCCGCGACTAGTATTATGCCGGCAATGTATTGCCGAAAGGCTGGTCAGCAAAGATCGAAAATGTCCCGTGATCTCTCTCTTTGCATAAATAAACCCTCGAAATAGTTTTATCAATAGGTCGTTCCAGCGGAATGCTCCCTCTCCATCTCATCGGCACCACAAGATGACAATCATCATGCGGTGCTCATCTCTATACAGGAAACTACAACTTGTTCTCAAATCATCAGGTAGGGGAATTACGATTTTCATACTAGTATAACAATATGGAAATATCGATTTCCCCGACTGAGATGAGAGATTTCGTTGCAGAACTCATATTATTCCGTATTTGCTGCGAAGTACGTGCTGCGAGCAAAATTGGTGCGAAAtgccaaatcggcctataCATAACCAAACTCCTACAGCCTAATAAGCTGATATAAGGCTGCACTAGTTTGCGGCATTAAtccatagaggaagcaactcgaAGAGAGCACGATGCGAGCTAGCCAGGCGtactagttttcagagcgcatgaatgtcagctgaccggctgctagggtatagtttctgattgtagagacgctgctttccatcagctagagttgcactgtccactggttaccgattaagctgcagtaaaaaaccacaacaaactcgatttttttttctcctctatGATTATTCGTAGTTTAATTTTTGTGTTCATTTCTACTAATAGATCACTCCTGCTGAGTGTTCCCTCTCCATCTCATTGGCACCACAAGATAACAATAATCATGTCGTGCTCATCTCTATACAGAAAACTACAACTTGTTCTCGAAACATCAGGTAGGGGAAATATGGTTTTCAAACCAGTGTAACAATGTGAAACTCTGAACTAATTTATTAAgggctgcatctatggacgtttcctctttcaaaatcaggtCTAGTTCCTCCAGCTTTCCtacaatcaacggccaatattcatctttgaacttgaacttaagcagaccgacctttttggccgggcTTACTCTAgacaaggacgacgtcatcactggacagagacggtatGGTaggggaaacgtaacttttatctagatgaaccgaatgcattttccttcacacaagttggactttagCTAGCTCAAaaagcgttcgccaattttgacctcaatcaaacgtctgcgtcaaaagcaatgaggtcctgaaactcGGTACGACGTTGGCAGAAAATAACTTGCTTAGCATcaccttggtaagatcttaccacCGTGGTAcggtgctagctcattcaatttgcgccctccctggtccgagttttaaatgctcataacttttgacacagacgttcgattAGGATCAAAACTCACCATTGCTTTTTGAGACTATAGTTGAGTCAATTCATGCAAAGAGagatgcatttgattgattggaattactcattttcgcCCACCCCTGTTGCTGcccagtggtgaagtcgtccttgctctagagcacgccggcttttgagtaatggtcgaccctatttgaagaacatgatggtctgacagattactaggtgtcacatggacatttTAATTACCACTTTTTGAgtctctttcttcattttgtgcTGAAACATACAGATTTTGAAGGTTCAATTATGGAAAGGAAATTATTTTCTTGTGATGCATTTACAGCGGCTTAGCCAAACGAGCATgtccaagaatgggagtaatgcaGTACTAACATACAGTACGTATATGCATTCATACAGCACATTGATCAATCTTACTTTCGAATGTTGGAGTACAGATGGCAAAGACCGTTAGGAAGAAGCTTGGATTCAAGCTGGATTCAAAACTTTCTTGATCAGATCATCTTGGTTTTGGATTCAGAGCTTGAGACCCCTTCCCATCACCAATGGTGTGCAAATAAACATTATCAATGCACTTTAGCATAAAGTGTTGTTAGGGAAACCTTAGATTTCAGGACTCATTGAAATAGAGATGACAACAATAATTCAtcaaagtatggtcttgatgaggcaaaaaagctgaaatattggtcatctataATTCTAGTAAAAGACAAACTAGTAATGGTTGTCCGACGAattgctctttttgaacaaagttattgtaaatattttggtttggtttggtttaaATTGTAATTACCTTCTAATTGTATTCCAAATTAATTAttctaattatgtttccagttattcccaaagAATATGATTGttattttcaatgacacgacaagaaataatgtttctccatttcctttaatatttctttaaaagctaaagtagcaaaaaatgtcgcttaaaatttaaaaaagatgtaaaattgcctttcattttagctacactattctatcatgttcctaaagtatttgaatgatacatgtgacagtttaattttcaaatttgtcactttttccaaTAAATAATTTCTACGTAtgcttttattcaacgttaatagaattttgtcaaagttcaagattaagcttgattaaagttgggattgacaagtatggcattaCAATTGCGAAATATTGACatcaagtaagttttaagttacaTTGCAAACTGTATTCGGGGGTTTCTACCCGCTTCAGGAAAGTGAAATGTTTCCATTTATGTTTTAGGCAGAGAAAAAGCTCATTATATCTCTtagcaattgctttaagatataaccaatagcaatttgtagtcaaatttgatgcaaaagcaatctttgaaaacggTATACCAGGTATATTAttgtttgctccatggatttgaataaaattttagttggaaacgcaacaaaggttactcccaacattttttgattacgttttgaaacatgttatctctttgtaggttttaagtggatgaATATcctaatctgagctagaatccaagatgattttttttgaaaagctgttccttttgtttcaatgacaACAAGAATCGTCAtaagaagtcttggcatttgcaaaaacacTTTATCAGTATTATGAGTTACACCGTGAGAGTAAGAAAGTGAGGTCAGCGCACTATTGCACTTGAACTTTGAACCCTCAATTCCGTTTGAAAGtaatgagtttacatgggtcccacatccaaaccaaactcaattttgtaaatgtttgtgccttGAGGGTGAGTTCTAAGACtcaagttactcttcaggccTCATTAACTGTGATCACAGCAATACcagattcaaaatatgtattttttcaacagaaaatgaagaaattggctcaaaaagtggTATTTATAACGatcaaagtacgtttaaggATGCCTCAAGGGTAGCTGAAGCTTTATATTACTCGTAGAGTCACAGATCTTCTTTTAGtgcatttgatttggatccaGGACGCAATGTAaacacattgttttggaatggaataaaaggttcaaaattcaaccgctaTGGTGCGCTGACAACATTGTCGCACTCctttaatacagggcactagtttTGTCAGTGGTGACTGGACGGAAGGAGACTCTAGTTAGCTACCTTCTCATCCAAATATGGACGTGAATGGTTTATTGGAACTGATTGAAAAGTGACTTTTGTGTAAAACCATATTCAGTACCATTTTGGACGAAATTGGCGATTGTTTATGCTTAGTGTGCTTTAAGGAAAGTCAATCTAACATATTAGACTTGTAACActgatgcatttcaaaaagtaagtgAGTTCTTCTTGGCTTCATGTACTGAGTTAGTGATGAGAGTTCACAATACAAATTACAAATTAGCCTGGAGAACGAAAAATCAAGTGCCACTTTTGTCGGATTTTCACGTTTTGTAACTCTCAGCTTGACCCTTAGATGACGGGCATTGGCACTAGGGTAAGCGCCCTCTGCACCCAGTTTGACGTTAATTTCATTCATCGTGGAAACGTAAAGAGACATCTGTAGGAATTTCTTTGATTCTATTTCATGCATATTTAATGTATATTTGCGCAAATCAAAGTTATAATCGTAGATATCTGTTGCAGCAGCAAATGTTTTAGGAGTCTCAATATTGGTTGTTCGTCGTTTTGTTATTCAAAACTAATAGTAGTAATCATAATAAGAGTTGTGGCGCTCTCAACCAAGAGCATCTGTGAGACTATACAGTAGTTGGCTAGAGGTTTGGCATTATGATAATCAAGAGAAGAATGTGTAGTTctcatcatttgaaaagagtttAGAGCGAGCAAAATTCCTTTCCGTGAGATGTCTCTTGAATTGTGTTTTATCACATGCAAAAGATCTGAAATCAAGGTtggaaacatgaaaaatagtGGCATTGTCTTTGgaaagtggtcaaaaataaGATCACTCATTTTTTCTCGATAGATCACCCTTCTTCTTTGTTGTTACCCTTGGATCAGCTTCAAAAAGGTCAGCAAAATTGCCttcgttttcatttcataGACCATAAGCAGCTAGAGTAAATATCAAGTGGTTTGTTCGCAAATACATGTTGGTGTTCATTTTTACTCCTCTTCGATAAAAAATCCAAGGTCGAAAATCCATGACTTCAAGTTTGGCAAATCTGATTACTTCTTGCATGGTGGGGTTTGATCCTTCAGAATATTCAATTCCAATGGATTTTCATTGGCGGGTATAGAATGATGTTCCGTGTGTTGAAATTTTTGTAATCCTAATTTTGGGATAAATTCTGCAAAAGCAACGTTTCTCCATTATCAAGTATCTATCAACATATTGGCTTGTCCTTTTGTGAGCGATCCAAGGGCTCCATTAGAAGGTATCGAGCTGTTGTTAACCAATGGTTCATGCTTATGGGGCAATTGAAAAAGAGTGGAAGTGGATATATTAGGTGGGTCGTCTGGGCGTGGGAtggtttttttgaaaattttgaaatttacaCTCGGTTATTTGGCACCCGTGGAAATGAAACACTTGAAAAGATGCACACGAGATGAAATTTAGATAGAACTGTTTGTTTTCTGTGTCTTGGAGCGTGAGCGTGAGAGGGGATTGTGGAGAACTTAATTGACAGTTACAGCCTCCCAAACCATTCCGGTTGACATGCACTAATTTTTCCAgttcatttgttttgattgggtCACCCGTAAGCAATTCACATGCACGAGCCACATACACCTGGACCAGGGTGACTATTCTGAGCAAGGTATTGTGTGAGAGAAGTTGTCAcactgacatttttttcacactTGCAGGAGTAACAAAGTCAATTTCTTGAGGGAGCCAGCCTGAGGGCAGTCACATCAGGGGTGGTTGTCATCGAAACCAGTCAGGACATTTAGAGTATCCCCCACTGGATTGGCGGTGATGGCCTGCAGGAACGCCTGCAGGGACGCCCTGATTTGATGCATTCAAAGAGTCAGTTTCCCACTTGAAAGCGAAGGAATCTAAGTGGAGGATTTGTGCTTGGCGAGAACTAAGCGGTTTACGACTTCTACTGATTTGGCACATTGATATATTCAGTGGGCGTGGCCATTTCCGTTTCCCACGCCATTTATAGTAACTGCATTGGATCGGTTTCCTTGAGCCCCCACTGCCTTTGGACAAGGCGAGGGAGCCTCATCCGAAGAAGATGGCAGTTGGCAGGAACAAAGTAAGGCTCGACCAAACCATTCACAGCAGCATTGACCATCACAATTCAACTGCGGATCCGAGACGGAGGAGACCCGCTCTAGGTATTGTTGATATTGTTGCTGTCGACGTTGCCACTCATCCTCTGACATGACCATCATCTTATTTGTACCTCGTTGAATGGAGTGATGGCGAACAATGGGATGATGATGGGGTTGGTAGAGCAGTCTTTGCTGGCGTGCCGAATCCACAGCACCCGCGATGGCCCCTCCAAGGGTGGACTCCGAGGATGACCAATGAAGATGGGCTTGGGATTGCTGAGGTTTGGGCTGGTATAAATGGCATGTGCAGGCCAAGGCATCATTAATTGAGCCCCCGTTGGAGAGGACCGCGCGGGCAAGGGAGTGCTTGCTAGAGGCAATGATCACCTGAGCTTGGTCGTTCATAGCGCCACTTCCATTGCTCTTAAAGTGTTTGCTAATGGTTTGAATACTGGATGTGTCTGATACCTTTTCAGGCTTAGGGTGGAACTGTCTTGAATGCTTCATGTCCTTTGAATGAATTACGACCTGCTTGTCCTGACTACTTTCAGTGGGGACAGTAGTCATTCTGCAGGCTGGCTCTCTGTGTCACTGATCTGGCCGGTGTTTATCTACGGTATCGTCAGTGGTCcgatcatcgtcgtcatctatgtcgtcctcctcctcgtcatcgtcatcctcttcgtcatcttcatcgGGGAGACTTCGTTGATAACCAGGATGTTCACTTATTAAGTAATAATTGCTGTTGTAGATTACTCCCAACTCTCGAAGGGTTTCACCCCGTATTGTTGCTCGAATAGTCCAATTGTGGCAGTCGTTAGCCTCTATATCCCTCTCTAACCTTTCCACGTCGATTATTTTGGCACTAAGCCTCTCCAAGATGATACCTATGTCCTTGACAGAAAGGTGCTGTGGTTGATCTAAAGAGAGTTGATCCACAAGCAATAGAAACTTGTTGGCTGTCTCCAAATCCTCGTTATTCTCTGTTTCAGACTCTGAGCTCTCGTTGAACTCCAGCCCTCCTCCTTTAGGTTCAATTATTGTGTGACACTCAACGGTAGTGGCAGCTCTTGTAGCGGTGATACCATTGGTTGTGGATGAGACAATGGTGGTTGTGGCAGTGCTACTCACAGTAGCCGCCCCTGATGTGCTTGAATTGGCAGTGACCATGGTGGACGTCATTACAGAAGTCGGAGGCCCTGGTTGAGCTGGAAAACCAAAAGTTTGCAATATACTTCCCGAACGAGTTCAAACTAGTTGGAGAGGGATTGTAGAAAGCGCTACCTGTGTTAGCGGTTGCAGTGGATGACGTGGCTGAATCAGGATCGGCACCAGCCTTATCAACCTCTGAGAATCGGACATGAGCACCTTTTGGCAAGGAACGTTTCCCATCTGGTCCGATACCACCACCAGCCGAAGAGACCGGAAATGCAAGCTGAGCTCCGTCATGGGCTTGAATCGGTGAGGTGGCTACTGTTTTGTGCGACATGTGATAAGTATTGGAGGCAGTAGATGAGCCATTGGGCCCCACATGAAGTGAGCAACAATGGAAGTCACATTCATTGGTGGTAGGTGAACCTCGCTGAAAGATATGGTTCTTATAAGGGCGAAAGCACGACCTTGTCTCTTAAGAGGTTGGTTCATTCATTACCTTTGAATGTTGATTGGGATGGTGCACCACTCGACCAGCACCAGCGCATTCAGCAGTGTGATGGTGAAGCGGAACAATGGTTGACGATTCCACAGAACTTCCTTGCCTGGACAGCTGTCGAGGTGAAGGCGCACCGGTGATAATGCCTCGTACGGGAGGTCCAAGGTACCCGTGACCAACGGCCCTTGACTGAGTAACTTGATCAGCATCATGGTTTATCACAGTGATATGAGGCCCGTACCCTGGAATGGACAAGTGGGTTTAGCAATATAAGGCACCGTGACCTTGCCTTGATTTGCTTTATGAAAAGTAAGGAATGTCCCTTTTGCTTACCTCCTCCTGGCAAATTGGAGTCAAAGCTTGTCTGAACCAGCATGGAATGATGTTGGACCGCTGACGTTGTTCCACCTGCTCCCGAAGTTCTTGAGTTATCTCTACTAAGGCAAGGAGTTGAGGACACAGAAGAACCCGAGCGCTGCAAAAGAAGAGTTCGGAGATACTTTTTAGgttaaattgaattttttttgtcattttgaggcaaagtaAAGTCTTTGCGAATTTAGCCATAAAATGACCTAAAACCAACAGTTTTGAGGAAAGATAGGGGTGTTTTTATGATGtggccaaattttgaagagctgcattccaaataaaaaaattatgcATCATTTTTCCTGAAAAAATCGGACGGATAAAAGAATGTTTTTATCTCGATTTTGCAATGTTTCTAATTATATAgagtttctttattttgaccaTCTGTACTTAAGAATTCATGTTTTGTTTGGCAATGATGGGTAACTGAAAGTGTATTTTGTTTCTGCGTGAAGTGTGCCTTAAGTTATCTGTACACAATTAACTTAGATTGTCACACAATGGTGGTCATGATTTTACAGATCAttcatgatttcaggatgcttcaaaatatgaacttcACTTAGTAGTTGTGGGTATgagtttgctttgaaattcaatttttcgttaATATCAAGATGAGACTCAACCCAAGGGGCAgaaattcatgaaaaataataatgtaacaatttttgccttgaaagcCACCAACGTATAAGAATAACCAAACACATTACAACTTTTGTACCCTTTTACAActcatttttacgtttttggAACTTGGTTTAAGTGCTTTTCACAACCTCAAAGCGTACTATTTTGTGGACAAGCATGAACTATTTTCCTGATCTCAAGTTATTATCTTCAGATTAATCCTGCCGTGGGTTTGgcgagcaccttcaagccctcgagaatccagactagttagaacaatgacgtccaactctcttctttctcaccttcaaatattcgtacgCGTAATGTCGGCATtgtagcatctttcaaatcagatgTGGACGGTTTTCTGACCAaatttccagatcaaccctagaTTCAATGGTGGACCAGATCCGCCAAAAGTAATTCGAGGGTGGCTTAGATAATATATGAATGTAAATAAAGTTCAGTAAAATAAAAGAGGTTCGTTTGAACTGCTaagaattccattcccagtagcgttaaggatgtccgcaaaaaaaatcaagggaaGTTTCCAAACCGAGCGCAGTATTTGTTATGTGTAGCTTTTAcaatatttgtccaaatctcAAAGTTACGACCATGCGTTTAAATTGAAACGTTGATCTCATTAACAAGAACCTCGAACAAAAGATGCCGATTTAAATATGAAGTTGACACGTGTTTGTTCCATGGTGTCTTGTCATGAGAAAGATCAGTGGCCTCGCACTCAATTTTATGAATCCGACTGGAAAATTCAGTAGTTTGATTACTTCCAGCGACGAAGTAACATTCTGGTTCTGGCCACGAGGACCATTTCTTTCCAGAATATGGTGATTATGAGGACAATAAAAGTGAAACATGATAGTTTGAACCCAACACTCACATGAGATCAAATccgaattttgaaatgaatttatccaatttccaattatCGGTGAGCCATATAAAGAAGTTATGATATCTTTAGAGAGGGATTGAAGGTCCGAGTAAAATATGG
This genomic interval from Tigriopus californicus strain San Diego chromosome 6, Tcal_SD_v2.1, whole genome shotgun sequence contains the following:
- the LOC131881587 gene encoding uncharacterized protein LOC131881587, producing the protein MASSSRERDGSSPAEPPPIRSTSLHASQVAKGGGGSGGVGSLTVPNHGGGSGGGTRRRTHSNEDARGTQPETNKGRPNLGTSGPTPSINRIGGGRRPVKVWNAARTIRKALVVSTYEEFHRKGREKLGLGKVEPIRVVLETDGTQVDDGEYFQTLPENSVFLFLRSGEVWHPAGTDAVRAVMEAIPSIVCDTLYSMGLHDQTPSWKIMDSRGRITVVLHWEKECAIGGGGNLMLTGPGPSRQSSICSTIASGGPRLLGVHTRSISQRSGSSVSSTPCLSRDNSRTSGAGGTTSAVQHHSMLVQTSFDSNLPGGGYGPHITVINHDADQVTQSRAVGHGYLGPPVRGIITGAPSPRQLSRQGSSVESSTIVPLHHHTAECAGAGRVVHHPNQHSKRGSPTTNECDFHCCSLHVGPNGSSTASNTYHMSHKTVATSPIQAHDGAQLAFPVSSAGGGIGPDGKRSLPKGAHVRFSEVDKAGADPDSATSSTATANTAQPGPPTSVMTSTMVTANSSTSGAATVSSTATTTIVSSTTNGITATRAATTVECHTIIEPKGGGLEFNESSESETENNEDLETANKFLLLVDQLSLDQPQHLSVKDIGIILERLSAKIIDVERLERDIEANDCHNWTIRATIRGETLRELGVIYNSNYYLISEHPGYQRSLPDEDDEEDDDDEEEDDIDDDDDRTTDDTVDKHRPDQ